The following DNA comes from Rosa rugosa chromosome 5, drRosRugo1.1, whole genome shotgun sequence.
AAAAAATATCTTCACTTCTTCTCAAACCTAAATTAAAAATGACCTCGTTAAATACAAATCAATGAGACAAAATTGTGACCTAATCGACGTAAAACACTGATTGAATAGTGGAGATATTGATCAAATGTAGAAGAATTTGACATATGCCATAATCAAGCACGAATGTACTACTTACATGTACATGAGAGTCACAAATGATAATCTAAAATCTAATATGAAATATAGGAAACAAAATCGCACTTACTACTAACTAACGACTTTGTTGCGTGTAAATTTCTAGAAGTACATACTTATTATCAAAAATTCGAAAGAAGTGGAAAAATGTATTCATTTCTTCTCAAACCTAAATTAAAGATGACCTCGTTAAAAATCTTGTTCGAATACAACTCAATTGGACAAAACTTGGCTCAAACATAAAACACTGGTTGAATAATGGAAATAGGAGGTTtcgatcttatatatatataaatatcgATCAAATGTAGGAGAATTCGACATATGCCATAATACAAACATTCATACAAGATTTGCTTTTCGTCTCCAACAAGAATTAGCCAATATGAACCTTGAAGACTATAGGGTTAGGGTTCTCCATGCAAACACTCGTCGTTCCATCAACGTCCCACGTATCCAATCCCTCATCCACATAGAGCACCCGAACCCGAAAATTCATTATTGTCTGAGATACCGAAAATACCCCCTTTGTTTACTGAAATTTACCTCACAATCCCATTCCTATAAAcgcttcctcttcttcttcactcttcGAGCTCCTTCTTCAATATTTCTGGAATCCGCTCTCTGAAATCCTCGAGCTTCTGGTAAGTTTTACTCTGTCTTTTCATTCTTTAATCCGTAGGGTTTCACATTTTTGGTACCTTTTTCGATTTCCTCTTCTTTTGATCCAGCTCTTCAATTTGTATTGGTTAATTTCTatgatttttattgattttttgtGATGTTAAGAATTAGGATTGGGTTCTAGAGTTTGGAAATTTAGGGTTGGGAATTGATTGGATGATTTTAGGGTTTAGTGGATCATTTTGCAATCGAAAACTGGAGTAATGTATTAGTAGCTAGGTATTGAAAATCTGCATTCTTTGAACTGtttgtgtttggattttgtGAGAAGAAATTTCGGTTAGTGAACTGTGAAATTGGtgtttgaatttcaattgtGGCCAATTGGATAGGTGAAAATGTCGAATATCGGAACTTCAAAGGGAGTACTGGAGATTGCCAAATTCGGGCTCTACGTCTCCATCCCCATTGTTCTTATGTACACTTTTGCTAACAACAGTAAGAACATCCAGAGATTCATGGGAAATGTGAGTTCTCTATTTCTGTTATTCATGTTGTTTTAGTTTCGGAAATGTATAGTTGAAGAAGTTGTAAATTGGATTGTTCAAATGAGTAGTAGTTGGTTTTTTGATAGTAGTAGATTCGTTTTAGCACGAAAGGTTTTTGCCTGTCGGTTCAGAAGTTTGTATTATCACAGAGTTTAGTTAGAATAAT
Coding sequences within:
- the LOC133712740 gene encoding uncharacterized protein LOC133712740; the encoded protein is MSNIGTSKGVLEIAKFGLYVSIPIVLMYTFANNSKNIQRFMGNRSYVVYPPEAPRPPSPEEMREMARELARKNNSR